One stretch of Roseovarius mucosus DNA includes these proteins:
- a CDS encoding inositol monophosphatase family protein, which yields MTDSLPIPLSAPLTPAQQTMLVNLVRRAARAEIMPRFRTVTRADASTKSGPHDLVTEADHQAEAMLARGLQRMFPHALIVGEEAVAAKPTLREDVSEAELAFIIDPVDGTWNFVHGLPLFGVIIAVTRFGRPVLGLLYDPVSDDWVIADEAAPARMATVQGAERLVRVSGGGALAELQGYIHFSLMPKDRQEKLAPLLPALGRCNALRCSCHEYRLLAQGAVDFVMSEVLNPWDHAAGVLICQQAGGVARMLDGRDYNTSITQGTLLSAANEATWLSLKDHFACLLES from the coding sequence ATGACCGATTCGCTGCCTATCCCGCTCTCTGCTCCGCTCACGCCAGCGCAACAGACCATGCTGGTCAATCTCGTGCGCCGCGCCGCGCGGGCCGAAATCATGCCACGGTTTCGCACGGTGACACGGGCCGACGCCAGCACCAAATCCGGGCCGCATGATCTGGTGACCGAGGCCGATCATCAGGCCGAGGCGATGCTGGCGCGGGGGCTGCAACGGATGTTTCCCCATGCGCTGATCGTGGGCGAAGAGGCGGTGGCAGCCAAGCCGACCCTGCGCGAGGATGTGTCCGAGGCGGAACTGGCCTTTATCATCGACCCGGTGGACGGCACCTGGAACTTCGTGCACGGCCTGCCGCTTTTTGGTGTGATCATCGCCGTCACCCGCTTTGGCCGCCCGGTGCTGGGCCTGCTGTATGACCCTGTCTCGGATGACTGGGTTATCGCCGATGAGGCTGCGCCTGCGAGAATGGCGACGGTTCAGGGTGCAGAGCGTCTTGTGCGCGTGTCAGGCGGCGGGGCTTTGGCAGAATTGCAAGGCTATATTCACTTCTCTCTTATGCCGAAGGACCGGCAAGAAAAGCTGGCCCCCCTGTTACCCGCGCTCGGGCGGTGTAACGCCCTGCGCTGTTCTTGCCATGAATACCGTCTTTTGGCGCAAGGGGCCGTCGATTTCGTCATGTCAGAGGTTCTCAACCCCTGGGATCATGCGGCGGGCGTGCTCATCTGTCAGCAGGCCGGCGGCGTGGCGCGGATGCTGGATGGGCGCGATTACAATACTTCAATCACTCAGGGAACTCTCCTGAGTGCTGCAAATGAGGCAACTTGGCTCAGTTTAAAGGATCATTTCGCCTGTCTTTTGGAAAGCTGA
- a CDS encoding aldehyde dehydrogenase family protein, with product MTVPQTGNFIAGDWRGSDTRIENRNPSDVSDLIGTYAQADRADLDEAIAAARAAQPAWWAAGIQKRHDVLIAIGTELMARSPEIGGMVAREEGKPRAEGAGEVYRAGQFFCYYAAEVQRQMGDFAQSVRPEIDIDVRREPVGVVAIVSPWNFPVATPAWKIAPALAFGNAVVWKPANLTPASAVALAEIIARQDMPRGLFNLVMGPGRAVGEALVSHPGIDAISFTGSVNVGRGIAAAAVPNMTKLQMEMGSKNPMLILDDADLDMAVAHAAGAAFGGTGQKCTAASRLIVHAAVHDEFVARLADAARALQVGHALDAGTQIGPVVSADQLAQNLAYIEKGKAEGAELLCGGERLERATDGYYMAPAVFAGTRNDMAINREEMFAPITCVIKAASYDEALSIANDSEFGLTAGIMTRSLARANHFRANMRAGTVMVNLPTAGTDYHVPFGGRGASSFGSREQGQYAAEFYTTIKTAYVARGLPE from the coding sequence ATGACGGTGCCACAGACCGGAAATTTCATTGCAGGCGATTGGCGCGGGTCAGACACGCGGATCGAGAACCGCAACCCGTCGGACGTATCGGATTTGATCGGCACCTATGCACAGGCCGACCGCGCCGATCTGGACGAGGCGATTGCAGCGGCGCGGGCGGCGCAGCCTGCCTGGTGGGCGGCTGGCATACAAAAGCGGCATGATGTGCTGATTGCCATTGGCACCGAGTTGATGGCGCGCAGCCCTGAGATTGGTGGCATGGTCGCCCGAGAAGAGGGCAAGCCGCGTGCCGAGGGTGCGGGCGAGGTCTATCGTGCCGGGCAGTTCTTTTGCTACTACGCCGCCGAAGTGCAGCGCCAGATGGGGGATTTCGCCCAGAGTGTGCGCCCCGAGATTGACATTGATGTGCGCCGCGAACCTGTGGGCGTCGTGGCGATTGTCAGCCCGTGGAATTTCCCGGTGGCGACGCCTGCGTGGAAAATCGCGCCCGCTTTGGCCTTTGGCAATGCGGTGGTGTGGAAACCGGCCAATCTGACGCCGGCAAGCGCGGTGGCGCTGGCCGAGATCATTGCGCGACAGGATATGCCACGCGGTCTTTTCAACCTTGTGATGGGGCCGGGGCGCGCGGTGGGCGAAGCGCTGGTGTCGCATCCCGGCATTGATGCCATCAGCTTTACCGGTTCGGTCAACGTCGGGCGGGGCATTGCCGCGGCTGCGGTGCCCAACATGACCAAGCTGCAGATGGAGATGGGATCAAAGAACCCGATGCTGATCCTGGATGATGCCGATCTCGATATGGCGGTTGCCCATGCGGCGGGGGCGGCCTTTGGCGGCACGGGGCAGAAATGCACGGCCGCCTCAAGATTGATCGTGCATGCGGCGGTGCATGATGAATTCGTGGCGCGGCTGGCGGATGCGGCACGGGCGCTTCAGGTTGGGCATGCGTTGGACGCAGGCACACAGATCGGACCAGTTGTCAGCGCCGACCAACTCGCGCAAAATCTGGCCTATATCGAAAAGGGTAAGGCAGAGGGGGCAGAGCTTTTGTGTGGCGGAGAACGGTTGGAACGCGCGACCGATGGATATTACATGGCGCCGGCGGTCTTTGCGGGCACGCGCAACGATATGGCGATTAACCGCGAAGAAATGTTCGCGCCAATCACCTGTGTGATCAAAGCCGCCAGTTATGACGAGGCGCTGAGCATCGCCAATGACAGCGAATTCGGTCTGACCGCTGGAATCATGACCCGCAGCTTGGCGCGCGCCAACCACTTTCGTGCCAATATGCGGGCGGGCACGGTGATGGTGAACTTGCCCACGGCGGGCACGGATTACCACGTGCCCTTTGGCGGGCGCGGCGCGTCCAGTTTTGGGTCGCGCGAACAGGGGCAATATGCCGCCGAGTTCTACACGACCATCAAAACTGCCTATGTGGCACGGGGGCTGCCGGAATGA
- a CDS encoding ABC transporter ATP-binding protein, whose protein sequence is MSSPILSLTDVTLSLEGNAGLVRILHGISLDVHKGETLGLIGPSGSGKSSLLMLMGGLERATSGRITALGQDLSAMNEDQLARLRRENFGVVFQSFHLIPTMTALENVATPLELAGVADAHGRAQEELSTVGLAARAGHYPSQLSGGEQQRVALARAAAPRPAIILADEPTGNLDSTTGASIIDLLFGLRDRHGATLVLVTHDPELAARCDRVISLRDGRVEAAA, encoded by the coding sequence ATGAGTTCTCCTATCCTGTCCCTCACCGACGTCACGCTGTCACTGGAGGGGAATGCCGGTCTCGTGCGCATACTTCACGGGATTTCACTCGATGTCCACAAGGGCGAGACCTTGGGCCTGATCGGGCCCTCCGGCTCTGGCAAATCTTCGCTGTTGATGCTCATGGGCGGATTGGAGCGCGCCACCTCTGGGCGCATCACGGCCTTGGGCCAAGACCTTTCGGCGATGAACGAAGATCAACTGGCGCGCTTGCGACGTGAGAATTTTGGCGTGGTGTTCCAGTCTTTTCACCTTATTCCAACGATGACAGCGCTCGAAAATGTAGCAACTCCCCTCGAACTTGCGGGCGTTGCAGATGCCCATGGCCGCGCGCAAGAGGAACTGTCAACCGTAGGGCTTGCGGCGCGCGCAGGCCATTACCCCTCGCAGCTATCGGGTGGCGAGCAACAGCGCGTGGCCCTTGCCCGCGCCGCAGCACCCCGCCCGGCCATCATCCTCGCGGATGAGCCGACCGGCAATCTCGACAGCACGACAGGGGCGAGCATCATCGACCTGCTCTTTGGCCTGCGTGACCGGCATGGGGCGACACTTGTGCTTGTCACCCATGACCCCGAGCTTGCGGCACGCTGTGACCGCGTGATCAGCCTGCGCGATGGCCGCGTCGAGGCCGCCGCATGA
- a CDS encoding ABC transporter permease: MSLRIAARLARRELRGGLRGFRIFLACVILGVAAIAAVGTLRESIRAGMSEQGAAILGGDAELELTYRFASEDEYAWMARNADAVSEIADFRSMAIAPGGRRELTQLKAVDHAYPLVGTVVLSPDMPLDVAFGGAGGVPGAVMQPILAARLGITVGDTFRLGEREFRLMAELVKEPDQTRAGFGLGPRTIVSRANLDGSGLLSAGSLFTTKYRLDLPEGTDLAAFEARALQELDGSGFRWSDARNASPRVAEFVTRLGAFLVLVGLSGLAVGGVGISAALRAYLAGKVQVIATLRTLGADQRTIFLTYFIQVGVLALLGIIGGLILGVGLPVLLGPVIAARLPVPAIFAPYAAPMAEAALYSVLSVLIFTLWPLARARNIRAAALYREAAGATRRWPGWPWIATTLGLIALLLLAAMLFSGNTPLTLWTAGGIGAALLVLTLAAMLVQRLARSLRPRLRGRPALGWALGAIGGPGTTAGPVMLSLGLGLAVLAAVGQIDGNLRRAIAADLPERAPSFFFVDLQKDQMDWFLDRLETDQAVSRIDNAPMLRGIISRINGRPATEVAPGHWVVEGDRAVSYADALPARTTITAGTWWGEGYSGAPQLSFAAEEAMEMGIGIGDEITVNILGRDITAPITSLREVDFSSVGMGFVLLMNPAAVAGAPHTFIATVYADDQETEENILRDVTDRFPNVTAINVRDALSQVTDLLAGLASATSWGASITLLTGFLVLIGAAAADQRARTYEAAILKTLGATRGRILTSLVLRALILGGAAGGVALGAGIGGGWAVSHFVMDTSFTVIWPSAIGIIFGGMLVTLLAGLVFALGPLRARPARTLRARE; the protein is encoded by the coding sequence ATGAGCCTGCGCATAGCGGCCCGCCTTGCCCGGCGCGAATTGCGCGGCGGCCTGCGTGGCTTTCGCATCTTTCTGGCGTGCGTGATCTTGGGCGTGGCGGCAATCGCCGCAGTGGGCACCCTGCGCGAGAGCATCCGCGCAGGCATGAGCGAACAGGGCGCAGCCATTCTCGGCGGTGACGCGGAACTGGAGCTGACCTACCGTTTCGCCAGCGAAGACGAATACGCGTGGATGGCCCGCAACGCCGATGCCGTCTCGGAAATTGCGGATTTCCGCTCTATGGCGATTGCCCCTGGCGGACGCCGCGAACTGACACAGTTGAAAGCCGTGGATCACGCGTATCCATTGGTGGGCACTGTGGTTCTATCCCCCGACATGCCACTGGATGTGGCATTTGGTGGCGCGGGCGGTGTGCCCGGCGCAGTGATGCAGCCGATTTTGGCGGCCCGGTTGGGCATTACGGTGGGCGACACCTTTCGCTTGGGCGAACGCGAGTTTCGACTGATGGCTGAACTTGTGAAAGAGCCGGATCAAACGCGCGCAGGATTTGGCCTTGGCCCCCGGACTATTGTCAGCCGCGCCAATTTGGACGGCTCTGGCCTGCTCAGCGCAGGCTCGTTGTTCACCACCAAATATCGCCTCGATCTTCCAGAGGGTACTGATCTGGCTGCATTTGAAGCGCGCGCGCTGCAAGAGCTTGATGGCTCCGGCTTTCGCTGGTCGGATGCCCGAAACGCCAGCCCGCGTGTCGCAGAATTCGTGACCCGCCTTGGGGCGTTCCTGGTTCTTGTCGGGCTCTCCGGGCTTGCGGTCGGGGGGGTTGGCATCTCGGCAGCGCTGCGCGCCTATCTTGCAGGCAAAGTGCAGGTCATCGCGACATTGCGCACCCTTGGGGCCGATCAACGGACGATTTTCCTGACCTATTTCATTCAGGTCGGCGTGCTGGCGCTGCTTGGCATTATTGGCGGCCTGATCCTCGGCGTGGGGCTGCCGGTACTCCTCGGGCCTGTGATCGCGGCGCGGCTACCCGTGCCTGCCATTTTTGCCCCCTATGCCGCCCCCATGGCAGAGGCCGCGCTCTACAGCGTGCTCAGCGTGCTGATCTTTACACTCTGGCCCCTTGCGCGCGCGCGAAACATCCGCGCGGCCGCCCTCTACCGTGAAGCAGCGGGCGCAACACGTCGCTGGCCCGGTTGGCCTTGGATCGCGACAACCCTTGGGCTGATCGCGCTGCTTCTTTTGGCTGCAATGCTCTTTTCCGGCAACACCCCGCTCACCCTATGGACAGCGGGCGGTATCGGTGCTGCGCTCTTGGTTCTCACCTTGGCGGCCATGCTTGTCCAACGGCTGGCCCGCAGCCTGCGCCCGCGCCTGCGTGGTCGACCTGCCCTTGGCTGGGCGCTTGGCGCAATTGGCGGGCCGGGTACGACGGCAGGGCCTGTCATGCTCTCGCTTGGCCTTGGTCTGGCTGTTCTGGCAGCCGTGGGGCAAATCGACGGTAACCTGCGCCGCGCCATCGCCGCCGACCTGCCAGAGCGCGCGCCCTCCTTTTTCTTTGTCGACCTGCAAAAAGATCAGATGGACTGGTTCCTGGACCGGCTAGAGACCGACCAAGCCGTCAGCCGCATCGACAATGCGCCGATGCTGCGAGGCATCATCAGCCGTATCAATGGCCGGCCCGCAACAGAGGTGGCACCGGGGCATTGGGTGGTCGAGGGCGACCGCGCCGTGAGCTACGCCGATGCCCTGCCCGCCCGCACCACAATCACCGCCGGCACGTGGTGGGGTGAAGGCTATAGCGGTGCACCGCAACTCAGTTTTGCCGCTGAAGAGGCGATGGAAATGGGCATCGGCATTGGTGATGAAATCACCGTCAACATTCTGGGCCGCGACATCACAGCCCCCATCACCTCGCTGCGAGAGGTGGATTTTTCCAGCGTCGGGATGGGCTTTGTCCTTTTGATGAACCCGGCGGCGGTGGCCGGCGCGCCACATACCTTCATCGCCACAGTCTATGCCGATGACCAAGAAACCGAGGAAAACATCCTGCGCGACGTGACCGACCGGTTCCCCAATGTGACCGCGATCAACGTTCGCGATGCGCTAAGCCAAGTGACCGACCTCTTGGCGGGTCTGGCCTCGGCCACCTCATGGGGGGCGTCAATCACACTGCTTACCGGTTTTCTGGTGCTCATTGGCGCGGCAGCGGCCGATCAGCGCGCGCGCACCTATGAGGCAGCCATCCTCAAGACCCTCGGGGCCACACGCGGCCGGATCCTCACCAGCCTCGTTTTGCGAGCCCTTATCCTTGGGGGTGCCGCCGGGGGGGTGGCCTTGGGCGCTGGCATCGGTGGTGGTTGGGCCGTCAGCCATTTCGTGATGGACACCTCATTTACCGTGATCTGGCCCTCTGCCATAGGGATCATCTTTGGCGGCATGTTGGTCACGCTATTGGCGGGGCTGGTCTTTGCCTTGGGCCCGCTGCGCGCGCGTCCGGCACGGACCCTGCGCGCGCGCGAATAA
- a CDS encoding arylesterase, giving the protein MRLRLIYKGFLTYGAARPLGKVVAAFLCLVSPVMAAEPVTVLALGDSLTQGYGLPEQDGLVPQMRKWLEDQGVEAELINAGVSGDTTAGGAARVEWSLTPEVDAMIVTLGGNDLLRGIDPAVSRRNLESILRIAQANEVEVLLVGLSAPGNYGAEYKSSFDAIYPELSEAYGAFYAPDFFAGLGGGDPAALQQWFQADGIHPNAEGVARIVEGLGPHLRALIEAAQAE; this is encoded by the coding sequence ATGCGTTTGCGCCTGATTTACAAAGGTTTTCTGACATATGGGGCCGCACGGCCCTTGGGCAAGGTGGTAGCGGCGTTTCTCTGCCTTGTCAGCCCCGTGATGGCGGCAGAGCCGGTCACGGTTCTGGCCCTTGGCGACAGTTTGACCCAAGGTTACGGCCTGCCAGAGCAGGATGGGTTGGTCCCGCAGATGCGGAAATGGTTGGAGGATCAAGGGGTTGAGGCGGAATTGATCAATGCGGGCGTGTCCGGCGATACCACGGCGGGCGGGGCGGCGCGGGTGGAGTGGAGCCTAACGCCCGAGGTGGATGCGATGATTGTTACCTTGGGTGGCAATGATCTTTTGCGCGGCATTGATCCGGCGGTCAGTCGCCGCAATCTCGAGAGTATCCTGAGAATAGCGCAGGCGAATGAGGTCGAGGTTTTGCTGGTTGGCCTCTCGGCTCCGGGCAATTATGGGGCCGAGTATAAATCTTCTTTCGATGCGATTTATCCAGAACTGTCAGAGGCTTATGGTGCGTTCTATGCACCGGATTTCTTTGCGGGGCTGGGCGGCGGCGATCCTGCGGCTTTGCAGCAATGGTTTCAGGCGGATGGCATTCATCCAAATGCCGAGGGTGTGGCGCGCATCGTCGAGGGCTTGGGGCCGCACCTGCGCGCCTTGATCGAGGCGGCGCAGGCGGAGTAA
- a CDS encoding LysR family transcriptional regulator, which yields MIRTEALRAFVTVTEHGNIRDAAEILCRTQSAVSMTLKQLEAELGGPLFESDRKSKLTDLGTFVLDVVGPLLRDHDRALELITGYARGYSGRLRIAAVPSVAALILPAILKTFVEARPEAEIDLYDTDSASVREMLLRGDTDLGLASPAAEPDGLRAIPLFTDALVFVCNSAHPLAAETRPLAWHQLSGERLILNETLSALSTPEFKTLAARARLSVRNLTSLLAMVQADAGDTILPGLATRALPDGVVTRPLADAACLRRVSLLVRDGRTPSPVAAAFIDMLCDALPDMAQRFGLREPWS from the coding sequence ATGATCCGGACCGAAGCCCTGCGCGCCTTTGTCACCGTCACCGAACATGGCAATATCCGCGATGCTGCGGAAATCCTTTGCCGAACACAGTCGGCGGTCTCGATGACCCTCAAGCAGCTTGAGGCGGAATTGGGGGGGCCGCTGTTTGAAAGCGACCGCAAAAGCAAGCTGACAGACCTCGGAACCTTCGTGCTCGATGTTGTGGGGCCCTTGTTGCGCGACCATGACCGTGCGCTAGAGCTGATCACCGGCTATGCGCGGGGGTACTCGGGCCGTCTGCGGATTGCGGCGGTCCCCTCGGTGGCGGCGCTGATCCTGCCCGCCATTCTCAAGACCTTTGTAGAGGCCCGCCCCGAGGCCGAAATTGATCTTTACGACACCGACAGCGCCAGCGTTCGCGAAATGCTCTTGCGCGGGGACACTGATCTTGGTCTGGCCAGCCCCGCAGCAGAGCCCGACGGGCTGCGCGCGATTCCTCTTTTCACCGATGCCTTGGTCTTTGTGTGCAACTCGGCACATCCGCTTGCAGCCGAGACGCGCCCGCTTGCGTGGCATCAACTGAGCGGCGAGCGCTTGATTTTGAACGAAACCCTCAGCGCACTATCGACGCCCGAGTTCAAAACCCTCGCGGCGCGTGCGCGCCTCTCGGTGCGCAACCTGACATCGCTTTTGGCGATGGTGCAGGCCGACGCGGGCGACACGATCCTGCCCGGGCTGGCCACCCGCGCCTTGCCCGACGGCGTTGTAACGCGACCGCTGGCCGATGCCGCCTGTCTGCGGCGCGTTAGCCTGCTGGTGCGCGACGGACGCACACCCAGCCCGGTAGCGGCTGCCTTCATCGACATGCTCTGCGACGCACTGCCCGATATGGCGCAGCGCTTTGGCCTGCGCGAACCCTGGAGCTAG